One bacterium DNA segment encodes these proteins:
- a CDS encoding TatD family hydrolase, with amino-acid sequence MIDTHCHLDFPDYNDDRAAVLTAAREAGITKMVNIGCDLKSSQASVDLANRHPEIYAAIGFHPHDAKNYDDRMEQQLREMANNFKVVAIGEVGLDFYRDRSPRDVQRTVFVRQMNLARELGLPLIIHIRDAYEEALDMLIAEKAYENNVVLHCFSGTPKEARRALDYGMFLSFGGVLTFSNSRLPELVRDVPLDQILLETDAPFLTPHPHRGTRNQPAMVALVYRKLADVSNRDIKEIETIIDANAQRFFEFE; translated from the coding sequence ATGATCGACACCCATTGCCACCTCGACTTTCCCGATTATAACGACGACCGCGCCGCCGTTCTTACTGCCGCGCGCGAAGCCGGTATCACCAAGATGGTCAACATCGGCTGCGACTTGAAATCGTCCCAAGCCTCCGTCGATCTTGCCAATCGGCATCCGGAAATCTATGCCGCTATCGGCTTTCATCCGCACGATGCGAAAAACTATGACGACCGCATGGAACAGCAGTTGCGCGAGATGGCAAACAACTTCAAAGTCGTCGCCATCGGCGAGGTCGGCCTCGATTTCTATCGCGACCGCTCGCCTCGGGATGTTCAGCGGACTGTCTTTGTCCGCCAGATGAATCTCGCCCGCGAACTGGGACTGCCATTGATTATTCACATTCGCGATGCCTACGAAGAAGCCCTCGACATGCTGATCGCCGAAAAAGCCTACGAGAACAACGTCGTCCTTCACTGCTTCTCCGGCACTCCCAAAGAAGCCCGTCGTGCGCTTGATTATGGTATGTTTTTAAGCTTTGGTGGAGTGTTGACCTTTAGCAATTCGCGCTTGCCAGAACTCGTCCGTGATGTTCCACTCGACCAAATTTTGCTCGAAACCGACGCACCCTTCCTGACACCGCACCCGCATCGCGGCACTCGCAATCAGCCCGCCATGGTGGCGCTGGTGTATCGCAAACTCGCCGACGTGTCGAATCGCGACATAAAAGAGATCGAAACCATCATCGACGCGAACGCGCAAAGATTCTTCGAGTTCGAATGA
- the rsmA gene encoding ribosomal RNA small subunit methyltransferase A: MRPKKRLGQHFLINIHAAKRIASLLNPQPGDRVLEIGGGRGDLTVHLVSTGADITCIEFDPDMVAVLQERFADAANLHVIKSDILELKVDDHFPVGEIKLVGNLPYNITSPILEWLVDNRDRFPQAAIMIQREVAERLAASHGNKDFGSLTIFIQLFYQVEKIFDVKPGSFLPPPKVSSSVLILTRRTKSLVEDGEFPSLRRLTSACFRWRRKQLIRILRDEYPIKQSSLESCLTELQIDPTIRPEQLPVESFVTLARRLSSLLQQSEHLLS, translated from the coding sequence ATGAGACCGAAAAAACGTCTCGGCCAGCACTTTCTCATCAATATTCACGCCGCCAAACGAATAGCTTCTTTGCTTAATCCCCAGCCGGGAGACCGTGTTCTCGAAATCGGCGGCGGCCGCGGCGATCTCACCGTTCATCTCGTTTCAACCGGTGCAGACATCACCTGCATCGAATTTGATCCCGACATGGTCGCTGTCCTGCAAGAGCGTTTTGCCGATGCTGCCAACTTACACGTCATCAAATCCGACATTCTCGAACTCAAGGTTGATGACCACTTCCCTGTCGGCGAAATCAAACTCGTCGGTAATCTCCCCTATAATATCACTTCGCCGATCCTGGAGTGGCTCGTTGACAATCGCGACCGCTTTCCGCAAGCCGCAATAATGATTCAGCGCGAAGTCGCCGAACGGCTCGCGGCCTCTCATGGAAACAAGGATTTCGGTTCATTAACGATCTTTATTCAGCTCTTCTATCAAGTCGAGAAGATCTTCGATGTCAAACCCGGCTCATTCCTGCCGCCCCCCAAGGTCTCATCTTCGGTGCTGATTCTCACTCGCCGGACCAAGTCGCTGGTCGAAGATGGCGAATTTCCCAGTTTGCGCCGCCTGACCTCCGCCTGTTTCCGGTGGCGTCGCAAGCAGTTAATTCGTATTTTGCGGGATGAATACCCTATCAAGCAATCGTCACTCGAATCGTGCCTAACAGAACTGCAAATCGATCCGACCATCCGTCCGGAACAATTGCCGGTCGAGAGTTTCGTGACTCTTGCTCGTCGTCTCTCTTCTCTACTGCAGCAATCCGAGCACTTGCTTTCCTGA
- the metG gene encoding methionine--tRNA ligase: MNFYITTPIYYANAELHIGHGYTSVIADVLKRFHSLFGEESFFLTGMDEHGAKVEEAALALGKTPQQHCDDNYQKFVKSLETLGISYNHFIRTTSDRHKKGVQKLLTTLWNTKTPDGQSAIYQGKYEGLYCIGCEKFITEKELTPEGLCPNHLSKPKLVSENNWFFRLTSYLDKVEEHIRSGRIRIMPEGRRNEVLGLLKQGLNDFSISRERLNWGIDIPFDPSQKTYVWVDALPNYITAIGYGDDPEMFDKWWNKSQVVHLMGRDILKFHAIFWPALLMAAELRLPDIMFIHGYLSLNGQKISKSLGNVISNEHLAEQFGRDAARYLLVSQFPFHLDGDISYPRLYEKYNSDLANDYGNLVSRVVKLTIANFDGKIPSSDGAADDHSDELAGLIATTPQKVNEQIRNIDVLSAVESIWLLIRAANRYFDYNKPWELAKQGNTAKLANVLHRSLEAIRIAATLTWPIMPQKSEVVFNMLGFAPGYQPSIDLAGRQDVLKAGTKLNPLDNIFPRLQAPKEEKVETAKPADTELPEGIVTIDDFFKTKLVVAEVIACENVPETSKLLKLQIAIGEDKRQIVAGVAEFYKPEEMVGKKIVVVANLKPTKIRGIDSNGMLLAAKKGKELKLVTVDGDIPSGATVG; encoded by the coding sequence ATGAACTTCTATATCACGACCCCGATTTACTATGCCAATGCTGAATTGCATATTGGCCACGGCTACACCTCTGTCATTGCCGATGTTCTCAAGCGCTTTCATTCTCTCTTCGGCGAGGAATCATTCTTCCTCACCGGCATGGACGAACACGGCGCCAAGGTTGAAGAAGCCGCACTTGCCCTAGGCAAGACTCCCCAGCAGCATTGTGACGACAATTATCAGAAATTTGTCAAGTCGCTCGAAACGCTCGGCATTTCGTACAACCATTTCATTCGCACCACATCCGATCGGCACAAGAAAGGCGTCCAGAAACTACTGACAACTCTCTGGAACACCAAAACACCCGACGGCCAAAGCGCCATCTATCAGGGCAAGTATGAGGGCCTCTATTGCATCGGCTGTGAGAAGTTCATCACGGAAAAAGAGCTCACTCCCGAAGGCCTCTGTCCGAATCACTTGAGCAAACCCAAGCTTGTCTCTGAGAACAACTGGTTCTTCCGGTTGACATCCTATCTCGACAAGGTCGAAGAACACATCCGCAGCGGTCGCATTCGCATCATGCCCGAGGGCCGCCGCAACGAAGTTCTCGGCTTGCTCAAGCAGGGACTCAACGACTTTTCGATCTCACGCGAACGCTTGAATTGGGGCATCGACATCCCCTTCGACCCGTCGCAGAAAACTTATGTCTGGGTCGATGCATTACCCAACTACATCACTGCCATTGGTTATGGCGATGATCCGGAAATGTTCGATAAGTGGTGGAACAAGTCGCAGGTCGTCCATCTCATGGGCCGCGACATCCTCAAATTTCATGCAATCTTCTGGCCCGCGCTTCTGATGGCAGCTGAACTGCGCCTGCCCGACATAATGTTCATCCATGGCTATCTGAGCTTGAACGGCCAGAAAATCAGCAAGTCGCTCGGCAATGTGATTTCCAATGAACATCTCGCCGAACAGTTTGGCCGCGATGCCGCCCGCTATCTGCTTGTATCGCAGTTTCCGTTCCATCTCGACGGCGACATCAGCTATCCGCGTCTGTACGAAAAATACAACTCCGACCTTGCCAATGATTACGGCAACCTCGTCAGTCGCGTCGTGAAATTGACCATCGCCAACTTCGACGGCAAGATTCCCTCAAGTGATGGCGCCGCCGATGACCACAGCGACGAACTCGCGGGCTTGATCGCAACAACGCCGCAAAAGGTAAATGAACAGATTCGCAACATCGATGTGCTTAGCGCCGTCGAGTCGATCTGGTTGCTTATTCGCGCCGCCAATCGATACTTCGATTACAACAAGCCGTGGGAACTCGCCAAGCAAGGCAACACCGCCAAACTTGCTAATGTCCTGCATCGGTCGCTGGAGGCTATTCGCATTGCCGCGACGCTCACCTGGCCGATTATGCCGCAGAAATCTGAAGTCGTGTTCAACATGCTCGGCTTTGCGCCCGGCTACCAGCCGTCAATCGATCTCGCCGGTCGTCAGGATGTGCTCAAAGCCGGCACCAAACTCAATCCGCTCGATAACATCTTCCCGCGCCTGCAAGCGCCCAAAGAGGAAAAAGTGGAAACCGCCAAACCTGCCGATACCGAACTTCCCGAAGGCATCGTCACTATCGACGACTTCTTCAAGACCAAACTTGTTGTTGCCGAAGTCATCGCTTGCGAAAATGTCCCCGAGACTTCGAAGCTGCTAAAACTGCAGATCGCTATCGGCGAAGACAAACGCCAGATTGTCGCCGGCGTTGCTGAATTCTACAAGCCCGAAGAAATGGTCGGTAAGAAAATCGTCGTCGTCGCTAATCTCAAGCCGACGAAGATTCGCGGCATCGACTCCAACGGCATGCTCCTTGCCGCCAAGAAAGGCAAAGAGCTCAAACTGGTCACCGTCGACGGCGATATCCCCTCCGGCGCTACCGTAGGCTAA
- a CDS encoding protein kinase: MLSGDVLAQFKIVKKLGEGGMGEVYLAEDTKLNRQVALKTLRDDYFSDQDRRDRFEREAKTAAQIQQANVMAIYDIGVAQPSGGKSEIHYIVMEYVKGQSLGDFLTVHSNDVGKLIRVSEKIATGLAAAHKLNIVHRDIKPENIIVDEQEEPKILDFGLAKPMAPLQTPEQAVSGETVKANLTKIGTVIGTVAYMSPEQARGETVDTRSDIFSFGVLLYKMFTGQMPFTGQSQVSILAKILETKQPPPREHRSDIDPEIERIIDKCLQKDANERYQDTRDLVIDLRNLRRQYDSGVSSTVSGVKHQEQFRKEVQKEVSRSRRKRIMIALPIVVILLALNWLLFHDKGPLATATADAKEYSLAILGFENKTGDPQFDWLETGLPEILMTDLAQGQMMNIISQRRLLEAMGSSENSASSVSYEDQVNAAKKLGAVNVMSGTIYKLGDKFRIDARLEDVKTGRVIMGEKVIGDDAFAIVDSLTSKIAASLNMEEVLRMDRNVSQLTTSNPEAYRYYHTGLNALLSSIWDEATENFEKAIAVDSTFALAYMRLGMVKIFQGRMPDAAPYFAQAKQLEANMPIRDRNLLDVYSDLWLRQQFDDAFVKIKTLVDNYPEDIEARSIYALLVWSFAKDTTGAFQQLEEVYKIDPKFQLALGFSAYIHLDLKEYDKAIEVFNRIKEYHPDSPTPDLSIANIYTRMGQHDKAKTAYEEYYKRFPDDAAALTNLCNNAIRRRDFAKADFYAEELARKHGQDPYDMNDYFEIKANLANWQGKFRSAMGYRISAAKQMAMTNDSSQFYNSWETIAVHYEYLGFPDSAIHYLADKYEFAGSTFRVNHWLVLIAIDPTMADSLRPMMQVDLNNMRTRLPAQLQPLGDKVGELYDALGASDTAKMISVYDELDKTRHCRGDAARTIATLAAFSGQYQKAYDLLTKYLAEGGAVTSGLFYPYTLYIFGIANEGLGKTTEAVKLYQEALSYWKAPEIEIPAIKDMKKRLARLGA; encoded by the coding sequence ATGTTATCCGGCGATGTTTTAGCTCAATTTAAGATTGTCAAGAAACTGGGCGAGGGTGGAATGGGCGAGGTATACCTTGCCGAAGACACCAAATTGAACCGCCAAGTGGCGTTGAAAACGCTGCGAGATGACTACTTCTCCGACCAGGACCGACGCGACCGGTTTGAGCGTGAAGCCAAGACGGCGGCGCAAATCCAGCAGGCGAACGTCATGGCGATTTATGACATCGGCGTGGCACAGCCATCGGGCGGCAAGAGCGAGATTCACTACATTGTAATGGAATATGTGAAGGGGCAATCGCTGGGCGATTTTTTGACCGTGCATTCCAATGATGTCGGAAAGCTGATTCGGGTATCGGAAAAAATAGCAACCGGCCTGGCAGCGGCGCATAAACTGAATATCGTCCATCGCGATATCAAGCCGGAAAACATTATCGTCGATGAGCAAGAAGAACCGAAGATCCTTGATTTCGGTCTTGCCAAGCCAATGGCACCACTGCAGACGCCAGAGCAGGCAGTCAGCGGCGAGACGGTCAAAGCTAACCTGACTAAGATCGGGACGGTTATCGGGACCGTGGCTTACATGTCACCAGAGCAGGCTCGCGGCGAGACAGTCGATACGCGGTCAGATATATTCTCCTTTGGTGTGCTCCTCTACAAGATGTTCACCGGCCAGATGCCGTTTACGGGGCAGTCGCAGGTTTCGATACTGGCGAAAATTCTTGAGACGAAGCAACCACCGCCGCGCGAACATCGCAGCGACATCGACCCGGAAATCGAGCGTATCATCGACAAGTGTCTGCAAAAGGACGCCAACGAACGATATCAGGACACGCGCGACCTGGTGATTGACCTGCGAAATCTGCGGAGGCAATACGACAGCGGTGTGTCATCAACGGTATCCGGGGTGAAGCATCAGGAGCAATTCCGCAAAGAGGTACAAAAAGAAGTCAGCCGCTCACGACGCAAACGCATCATGATAGCTTTGCCGATTGTTGTCATTCTGCTGGCATTAAACTGGTTGCTGTTCCACGACAAGGGACCGCTAGCAACAGCTACTGCGGACGCAAAAGAATACAGTCTTGCGATATTGGGATTTGAGAACAAGACGGGCGATCCGCAATTTGATTGGCTGGAAACGGGTCTGCCGGAAATCCTGATGACCGATCTGGCACAAGGACAGATGATGAACATCATCAGCCAGAGACGCTTGCTGGAAGCGATGGGCAGTTCCGAAAATTCGGCGAGCAGTGTCAGCTACGAGGATCAGGTCAATGCGGCAAAGAAGCTGGGCGCCGTAAACGTCATGTCGGGCACGATTTACAAACTTGGCGACAAGTTCCGCATCGACGCCAGACTTGAGGACGTCAAGACTGGTCGCGTGATTATGGGCGAGAAAGTTATCGGCGACGATGCATTTGCCATTGTCGACTCACTGACCTCGAAGATTGCGGCATCGCTGAATATGGAAGAGGTTCTGAGGATGGATCGCAACGTCTCGCAACTGACGACTTCAAATCCGGAAGCCTATCGTTATTACCACACCGGACTGAACGCGTTGTTGTCGTCGATTTGGGATGAGGCGACGGAGAACTTCGAAAAGGCAATTGCGGTAGATTCGACCTTTGCGCTGGCCTATATGCGACTGGGAATGGTCAAGATATTCCAAGGGCGGATGCCGGACGCAGCGCCATACTTCGCGCAAGCAAAGCAGCTTGAAGCGAATATGCCGATTCGCGACCGTAATTTGCTGGACGTATATTCAGACTTGTGGCTGAGGCAGCAGTTTGATGATGCGTTTGTCAAGATCAAGACGTTGGTAGATAATTATCCGGAAGATATTGAAGCGCGGTCGATCTATGCGCTTCTGGTTTGGTCTTTCGCCAAAGACACTACCGGTGCGTTTCAGCAACTTGAAGAGGTCTACAAGATTGATCCGAAGTTCCAACTCGCCCTTGGTTTCAGCGCTTACATTCATCTTGATCTAAAGGAATATGACAAAGCGATAGAGGTCTTTAATCGAATCAAGGAGTATCATCCCGATTCACCGACGCCAGACTTGAGCATAGCGAATATCTATACCAGAATGGGTCAACATGACAAGGCGAAGACTGCATACGAAGAATACTACAAGCGATTCCCGGATGATGCAGCGGCACTGACTAATCTCTGCAATAATGCCATTCGCAGGCGAGACTTCGCAAAAGCGGACTTCTATGCGGAAGAGTTGGCACGCAAGCACGGTCAAGATCCTTATGACATGAATGACTATTTCGAGATCAAAGCAAATCTCGCTAACTGGCAGGGCAAGTTCCGATCCGCAATGGGCTACAGGATTTCTGCTGCCAAGCAGATGGCGATGACCAATGACAGCAGTCAATTCTACAATTCCTGGGAAACAATTGCAGTGCACTATGAGTATCTGGGATTTCCTGACAGCGCCATACATTATCTGGCGGATAAGTACGAATTTGCAGGATCGACATTTCGAGTCAATCATTGGCTGGTCTTGATCGCGATTGACCCCACTATGGCTGATTCTCTCAGGCCTATGATGCAAGTCGACTTGAATAACATGCGCACTCGGTTGCCGGCGCAGCTCCAGCCGCTGGGTGATAAGGTTGGCGAGTTGTACGATGCACTCGGCGCCTCTGACACAGCAAAGATGATCAGTGTCTATGATGAGTTGGACAAGACCAGGCACTGCCGGGGGGATGCCGCAAGGACGATTGCGACACTGGCGGCGTTTTCCGGACAATACCAGAAGGCGTATGATCTCCTGACTAAGTACCTTGCTGAAGGTGGTGCAGTGACCTCTGGTCTGTTCTATCCCTACACTCTTTACATCTTTGGCATTGCCAACGAAGGACTGGGTAAAACAACCGAAGCAGTGAAGCTGTATCAGGAGGCGCTCAGCTATTGGAAGGCACCGGAGATAGAAATTCCCGCAATTAAGGATATGAAAAAGCGGCTGGCAAGACTTGGCGCGTAG